A window of Mucilaginibacter sp. PAMC 26640 contains these coding sequences:
- a CDS encoding FAD-binding molybdopterin dehydrogenase, which translates to MEPFKFLKVQDSLAALNNTSAPNTKFIAGGTNLIDLMKLNIETPKQVVDINRLKLNTVEKLPNGGVRIGALVKNSDLAYHPLIKDNYKVLSEALLSGASAQLRNMASVGGNLLQRTRCPYFYNTEFPCNKRIPGSGCPAINGHNRNNAILGTSEACIAAHPSDMCVAMAALGAIINVQGSKGNRAIPFADFHLLPGKTPNLETTLHHGELITSVDLPAINYGAKSHYLKVRDRASYEFALTSAAVILNIQAGKIVKAHVALGGVGTKPWRSDAAERVLIGASANQKTYTAAAEAALSQAKGYKYNNFKIELAKRTLMRALTTVGGIA; encoded by the coding sequence ATGGAACCATTTAAATTTTTAAAGGTACAGGATAGCCTGGCTGCATTAAATAATACCTCGGCTCCGAATACAAAGTTTATTGCCGGGGGCACCAATCTCATCGATCTGATGAAACTCAATATCGAAACACCAAAACAGGTGGTAGATATTAACCGGCTAAAATTAAATACGGTAGAAAAGCTACCTAATGGCGGCGTGAGGATTGGCGCGTTGGTAAAAAACAGCGATCTTGCTTATCATCCGCTTATTAAAGATAATTATAAGGTTTTATCTGAGGCTTTACTTTCAGGCGCATCCGCACAACTTCGCAATATGGCCAGTGTGGGCGGTAATCTTTTGCAGCGTACGCGCTGTCCTTATTTTTACAATACAGAGTTTCCGTGTAACAAACGCATTCCGGGTTCGGGATGTCCGGCTATAAACGGTCATAACCGCAATAACGCTATTTTAGGTACAAGCGAAGCCTGCATTGCAGCTCATCCATCTGATATGTGTGTGGCTATGGCCGCATTAGGAGCTATCATTAACGTGCAGGGATCAAAAGGTAACCGGGCGATACCCTTTGCAGATTTTCATCTGCTGCCTGGTAAAACGCCAAATTTAGAAACAACACTGCACCATGGCGAACTGATTACATCAGTTGATCTTCCGGCAATAAATTATGGCGCTAAGTCGCATTACTTAAAGGTAAGGGATCGTGCTTCATACGAGTTCGCACTTACATCGGCTGCCGTAATTTTAAACATACAGGCTGGCAAAATTGTAAAGGCACATGTAGCGCTGGGTGGCGTAGGTACCAAACCATGGCGCTCTGATGCAGCAGAAAGAGTCTTAATTGGTGCGTCTGCAAATCAAAAAACTTATACTGCAGCCGCAGAGGCAGCTTTAAGCCAGGCAAAAGGCTACAAGTACAACAACTTTAAAATTGAATTGGCAAAACGCACCTTGATGCGTGCCTTAACCACAGTAGGAGGTATAGCATGA